A window of the Thalassospira indica genome harbors these coding sequences:
- the thiD gene encoding bifunctional hydroxymethylpyrimidine kinase/phosphomethylpyrimidine kinase produces the protein MKGRVLIIAGSDCSGGAGIQADIKSVTALGGYAATAITALTVQNTTGVFDVLGIDPDMIVHQATVTIDDIGADALKTGMLHSVPVITAVAEFIKSKAAGIPVVVDPVMVSQSGSRLLQEDAVEALITHMVPLATVLTPNIPEAEVLSGMKITSEADMIAAAHKIGDLGCEAVLIKGGHADGDKIVDILWRRDRDIEGFEDTRIPSENNHGTGCSLASAIATGLAQGMGLSDSVARARAYVREAIRTAPDFGKGNGPLNHAHPVTG, from the coding sequence ATGAAGGGTCGTGTCTTGATTATTGCCGGGTCGGATTGTTCCGGTGGGGCCGGAATTCAGGCCGATATCAAATCGGTGACGGCCCTTGGCGGCTATGCTGCAACTGCGATAACGGCCCTCACGGTGCAAAATACCACCGGAGTCTTCGATGTTCTTGGCATCGATCCCGACATGATCGTCCATCAGGCCACCGTGACGATTGATGATATTGGCGCGGATGCGCTTAAAACCGGGATGCTGCATTCGGTGCCGGTCATTACCGCCGTGGCGGAATTCATCAAATCAAAGGCTGCTGGTATTCCGGTCGTTGTAGACCCGGTGATGGTGTCGCAAAGCGGTTCACGCCTGCTTCAGGAAGACGCGGTAGAGGCCCTTATCACCCATATGGTGCCGCTTGCGACCGTGCTGACACCAAATATTCCAGAGGCCGAAGTATTATCAGGTATGAAAATCACCAGCGAAGCTGATATGATTGCTGCAGCGCACAAAATTGGTGATCTCGGTTGCGAGGCTGTCCTGATCAAAGGTGGTCACGCCGACGGGGACAAAATCGTCGATATCTTGTGGCGCCGGGATCGCGATATCGAAGGTTTCGAAGATACGCGCATTCCGTCTGAGAATAATCATGGTACGGGCTGCTCGCTTGCAAGTGCCATTGCAACCGGGCTGGCTCAGGGCATGGGATTAAGTGATTCCGTTGCCCGTGCGCGGGCATATGTCCGTGAAGCCATCCGAACCGCACCGGACTTTGGCAAAGGAAACGGTCCGCTAAACCATGCGCATCCTGTGACCGGTTAG
- a CDS encoding FRG domain-containing protein, translating to MKTIEIKDFTHFLEEVRSHSTWTWSLFRGQADLEWSLKPKLARTAFGSRSERELFDAWKRRAREFVPLLPANDWEWLMLAQHHGLPTRLLDWTQNPLVAGFFACKDHPTKDAAIWMHRPQKILSPKAIEKNPFEISEVCLLRPSSVSPRVASQSGMFTVHGQRCWDLLDSTKSETIKYQIDSKLKTQFMDELSFLGVNYAKVFPDLDGLARQLTWVCERGDDLEREIT from the coding sequence ATGAAGACAATAGAGATCAAGGATTTTACCCACTTTCTCGAGGAGGTAAGGTCTCATTCCACTTGGACTTGGTCACTATTCCGTGGTCAAGCAGACTTAGAATGGTCACTGAAGCCTAAGCTGGCTAGGACAGCATTCGGTAGCCGCTCCGAACGAGAACTGTTCGATGCTTGGAAGAGGCGAGCTCGCGAATTCGTACCTCTTTTACCTGCGAACGACTGGGAGTGGCTTATGCTTGCCCAGCATCATGGATTGCCAACTAGGCTTCTTGACTGGACCCAAAACCCTCTCGTCGCCGGCTTTTTTGCTTGTAAGGATCATCCGACTAAAGACGCTGCTATTTGGATGCATCGTCCACAGAAAATTCTCAGTCCGAAAGCAATAGAAAAGAATCCGTTTGAAATCTCAGAAGTCTGCCTGTTAAGGCCATCGAGCGTTAGCCCTCGAGTGGCCTCGCAATCAGGGATGTTCACAGTGCATGGTCAGCGATGCTGGGACTTGCTCGACAGCACAAAATCGGAAACGATCAAGTATCAAATAGACTCTAAGCTCAAAACTCAGTTTATGGATGAACTGTCTTTTCTTGGGGTCAATTATGCAAAGGTGTTTCCAGATTTGGATGGTTTAGCTCGACAGCTAACTTGGGTGTGCGAGCGCGGTGATGATTTGGAGCGAGAGATTACTTAA
- a CDS encoding AEC family transporter yields MFADIFAILAPVFITTGLGYFWARAGKHFDTNLVTSIVTYFATPCLTFAALATVELGGDTLVLMGTAALAANVIFALIGWPVLKVFNLSPRTYLQSLTWPNVGNVGLPLCMLAYGQEGLALSVAFFAAYVVIQLTIGVAFVSGSFSIKSLAKMPIIPATLIATGFLATETPVPEWLYNTTNLIGQLTIPLMLFTLGVSLAKLRPVSLARSTALSVLRLGMGFGVGLGLSEVMGLTGMERGVVILQCSMPVAVFCYLFAQLYNREPEEVAGVVISSSFLAAIALPALLWYVL; encoded by the coding sequence ATGTTTGCCGATATTTTTGCGATTTTGGCCCCGGTTTTCATCACCACCGGACTGGGATATTTCTGGGCCCGTGCTGGCAAACATTTTGACACCAACCTTGTCACATCCATCGTCACCTATTTCGCGACACCCTGTCTGACCTTTGCCGCCCTTGCGACGGTGGAGCTAGGCGGTGATACGCTGGTTCTGATGGGGACAGCCGCCCTTGCAGCCAATGTGATCTTTGCCCTGATCGGCTGGCCGGTGCTTAAGGTCTTTAACCTGTCGCCGCGCACTTATCTGCAATCGCTGACCTGGCCAAATGTCGGCAACGTTGGCTTGCCGCTGTGTATGCTGGCCTATGGGCAGGAAGGCTTGGCGCTTTCGGTGGCGTTCTTTGCCGCCTATGTCGTGATCCAGTTGACCATCGGTGTTGCGTTCGTATCGGGCAGCTTTTCGATCAAGTCGCTTGCCAAGATGCCGATCATTCCGGCAACCCTGATTGCCACGGGGTTCCTTGCCACTGAAACGCCGGTGCCCGAATGGCTTTACAACACCACCAACCTGATCGGGCAACTGACCATTCCGTTGATGCTGTTTACCCTTGGTGTATCACTCGCCAAACTACGCCCGGTCAGCCTTGCACGCAGCACGGCATTGAGTGTGCTGCGCCTTGGTATGGGTTTCGGGGTTGGTTTGGGTCTGTCGGAAGTCATGGGACTGACCGGCATGGAACGCGGCGTTGTGATATTGCAATGTTCGATGCCGGTGGCTGTGTTCTGCTACCTGTTTGCGCAGCTTTATAACCGCGAGCCGGAAGAAGTCGCCGGTGTGGTGATCAGTTCAAGCTTCCTGGCTGCCATCGCCCTGCCCGCATTGCTTTGGTACGTGCTTTAG
- the glmM gene encoding phosphoglucosamine mutase: MSRKYFGTDGIRGTANTAPMTAEVALKVGMAAGHYFTRGDHRHKVVIGKDTRLSGYMLEPALVAGFTSMGMDVMLVGPMPTPAVAMLTKSMRADIGVMISASHNPFQDNGIKLFGPDGFKLSDEVELEIEALMESDLSGKLVPANALGRAKRIDDAPGRYIEAVKSSLPGTVTLEGLRIVLDCAHGAGYSVAPKVLRELGADVIEIGTSPNGLNINDQCGSTYTKTMCDRVLAEKADVGIALDGDADRVQMCDEKGHLIDGDQLMGLVVTHWKRTGQLRGNALVATVMSNLGLERYLESNDVRLIRTKVGDRYVVEQMRALDCNVGGEQSGHIVLSDFASTGDGLLAALQVLAVLASREGPVSELSRVFEPLPQILKNVRYSAGSDPLAQSSVIEAISLAERAFNGDGRILIRKSGTEPLIRVMAEGDDAIKVEQIVDGIVAEITAVAG; this comes from the coding sequence ATGAGCCGCAAGTATTTTGGCACCGATGGCATTCGCGGAACTGCCAATACAGCGCCGATGACCGCAGAAGTCGCCCTGAAAGTCGGGATGGCTGCCGGCCATTATTTCACCCGTGGTGATCACCGCCACAAGGTCGTGATTGGCAAGGATACCCGACTGTCGGGCTACATGCTTGAACCCGCCCTTGTTGCCGGTTTCACCTCGATGGGGATGGATGTCATGCTGGTCGGCCCAATGCCGACCCCGGCGGTCGCCATGCTGACCAAATCGATGCGCGCTGATATCGGTGTGATGATCTCGGCCTCCCACAACCCGTTCCAGGATAACGGCATCAAGCTGTTTGGCCCGGATGGCTTCAAGCTGTCGGACGAGGTCGAACTTGAAATCGAAGCCCTGATGGAAAGCGATCTTTCGGGCAAACTGGTGCCGGCCAATGCGCTGGGCCGTGCCAAACGCATTGATGATGCGCCCGGCCGTTATATCGAGGCCGTCAAATCATCCCTGCCGGGCACCGTCACGCTTGAAGGTCTGCGCATCGTGCTTGATTGCGCCCATGGTGCCGGCTATTCCGTTGCGCCCAAGGTTCTGCGTGAACTGGGTGCCGACGTAATTGAAATCGGCACCAGCCCGAATGGTCTGAACATCAATGATCAGTGCGGGTCGACCTACACCAAAACCATGTGTGACCGGGTTCTGGCCGAAAAGGCCGATGTCGGGATTGCCCTTGATGGCGATGCCGACCGCGTCCAGATGTGTGATGAAAAGGGACATCTGATCGACGGTGACCAGTTGATGGGCCTTGTCGTAACCCACTGGAAACGCACCGGTCAGCTGCGCGGTAACGCGCTGGTCGCAACCGTGATGTCGAACCTTGGTCTTGAACGCTACCTTGAAAGCAACGATGTCCGTCTGATCCGCACCAAGGTTGGTGATCGCTATGTTGTCGAACAGATGCGCGCCCTTGATTGCAATGTCGGCGGTGAACAGTCGGGCCATATCGTGCTGTCCGACTTCGCATCGACCGGAGATGGCCTGTTGGCAGCCCTTCAGGTGCTGGCCGTCCTTGCCAGCCGCGAAGGCCCGGTGTCTGAACTCAGCCGCGTGTTCGAACCGCTGCCGCAGATCCTGAAAAATGTGCGCTACAGTGCCGGTTCTGATCCGTTGGCGCAAAGCAGCGTCATCGAAGCCATATCCCTGGCAGAACGGGCCTTTAACGGTGACGGTCGTATCCTGATCCGTAAATCTGGCACCGAACCGCTGATCCGTGTGATGGCCGAAGGCGATGACGCGATTAAGGTCGAACAGATCGTTGATGGCATCGTTGCCGAAATCACCGCTGTTGCCGGTTAA